In Terriglobales bacterium, a genomic segment contains:
- a CDS encoding cytochrome c: MGMQRIHPSPLLFVCTLLGVLLSVMAGCQKDTRPKSDAELGLTPQQARGRRVYDAHCLVCHEAYSGDEQRGPTLMGMYKKRQLPSGAPANDERVRDAIVAGRAKMPGYSNLLTAQQVDDLIAYMHTL, encoded by the coding sequence CAGTCCGCTTCTCTTCGTTTGCACGCTGCTGGGCGTGTTGCTTTCGGTGATGGCGGGCTGCCAGAAGGACACGCGCCCCAAGAGCGATGCCGAGCTGGGCCTGACGCCGCAGCAGGCCCGCGGCCGCCGCGTCTATGATGCCCACTGCCTGGTCTGCCATGAGGCCTACAGCGGAGACGAGCAGCGCGGGCCCACGCTGATGGGCATGTACAAGAAGCGCCAGTTGCCGAGCGGCGCTCCCGCCAACGACGAGCGCGTGCGCGACGCCATCGTCGCCGGCCGGGCCAAGATGCCGGGCTACAGCAATCTCCTGACGGCGCAGCAGGTGGACGATCTGATCGCGTACATGCACACGCTGTAG
- a CDS encoding tetratricopeptide repeat protein has product MRLQKRVLAVLWLALVAGLMAYAQQPGSADPDARIRYYRQRIGGRSTYPAYARLGLAFADKARASGRVSYYLDAARYLERSLSMQRNYEALLGLSTVSLALHRFPEARTYAQEAVDTMAGDPSARGALFDAHLAMGDLQAAEAALERMQERTDFSYLIRLAAFHEYQGESADALREVEQACALPEMQSAPATTRAWCEVRRGSLQLAQCHPDRARAAYERALTLAPSYFLAGEHLAELDAAEGKTRQALRFYEKQWKAAPDPRYRIAQGDLYAAAGKPQQAAEQRRRARSELLQRAAGNIRDAWHELALLEADDAKTRAEAVRWAEKDWQNRQDVHAADALAWAWAQQGDTPKAEAALEPAMAPGSASPLLLLHASLIRWRSGRADEAHALLAKALVCPVALSPQERRLAEQVKSELASPKR; this is encoded by the coding sequence ATGCGCCTGCAGAAAAGGGTTCTGGCCGTTTTGTGGCTGGCGCTGGTGGCGGGCCTGATGGCTTACGCACAGCAGCCCGGGAGCGCTGACCCGGACGCCCGCATCCGCTATTACCGGCAACGAATCGGCGGACGCTCGACCTATCCCGCCTATGCACGGCTGGGTCTCGCCTTCGCCGACAAGGCGCGTGCCTCCGGGCGGGTTTCGTACTACCTCGACGCGGCGCGCTATCTGGAGCGCTCGCTTTCCATGCAGCGCAACTATGAAGCCCTGCTGGGGCTCTCCACGGTTTCGCTGGCGCTGCATCGCTTTCCGGAAGCGCGGACCTACGCCCAGGAGGCGGTGGACACGATGGCAGGCGATCCTTCGGCGCGAGGCGCGCTCTTCGACGCCCACCTGGCGATGGGGGATCTCCAGGCGGCTGAGGCCGCGCTGGAAAGAATGCAGGAGCGCACAGACTTCAGCTATCTCATCCGCCTGGCCGCGTTCCATGAATATCAGGGCGAGTCAGCCGACGCACTGCGCGAGGTGGAGCAAGCCTGCGCTCTTCCGGAGATGCAATCGGCTCCGGCCACCACCCGGGCGTGGTGCGAGGTGCGACGAGGCTCGCTGCAACTGGCACAGTGTCATCCTGACCGGGCGCGCGCGGCCTATGAGCGCGCACTGACCCTGGCTCCTTCCTATTTCCTTGCCGGAGAGCACCTGGCGGAACTGGACGCCGCCGAAGGGAAGACGCGGCAGGCGCTGCGCTTCTATGAGAAGCAGTGGAAGGCCGCGCCTGATCCGCGTTATCGCATCGCGCAGGGCGATCTCTACGCCGCCGCCGGGAAGCCACAGCAGGCTGCCGAGCAGCGCCGGCGTGCACGTTCCGAACTGCTGCAACGCGCCGCCGGGAATATTCGTGACGCCTGGCACGAACTGGCGCTGCTCGAGGCGGACGATGCCAAGACGCGTGCCGAGGCCGTGCGATGGGCAGAAAAGGACTGGCAGAACCGCCAGGATGTTCATGCCGCCGATGCGCTGGCCTGGGCATGGGCGCAGCAGGGCGACACTCCCAAGGCCGAAGCTGCGCTGGAGCCGGCCATGGCTCCCGGCAGCGCTTCCCCCCTGCTCCTGCTGCATGCTTCGCTTATCCGCTGGCGGAGCGGCCGCGCGGATGAGGCGCATGCGC
- the lipA gene encoding lipoyl synthase, whose protein sequence is MAASFQLVQIAPVPLRPQAKPEWLKARAPMGENFHELKVLARSLGLHTVCESAHCPNIGECWNHRTATFMLLGDVCTRRCGFCAVPKGRPGPIDRDEPGRVAEAVATLGLRHAVVTSVNRDDDNLGGARIFAETIRQIRRRAPGCRVEVLIPDFQGDEESLRAVLDARPDVLNHNTETVPRLYRTVRSGARYQRSLDLLAHAKQLSPTMVTKSGLMAGLGESMDELLAVFRDLAERGVDILTVGQYLRPTLDHLPVARYYTPDEFRSLKEEAMAMGFRHVESGPLVRSSYHAHEHTDAALKE, encoded by the coding sequence ATGGCCGCTTCCTTCCAGCTCGTGCAAATCGCGCCGGTGCCGCTGCGCCCGCAGGCGAAGCCGGAGTGGCTGAAGGCGCGCGCGCCGATGGGAGAGAACTTCCACGAACTGAAAGTGCTGGCGCGCTCGCTGGGCCTGCACACAGTGTGCGAGTCGGCGCATTGCCCCAACATCGGCGAGTGCTGGAACCACCGCACGGCAACGTTCATGCTGCTGGGCGACGTGTGCACGCGCCGCTGCGGCTTCTGTGCCGTGCCCAAGGGACGTCCCGGGCCCATCGACCGGGACGAGCCTGGGAGGGTGGCGGAAGCTGTGGCCACGCTGGGGCTGAGGCACGCGGTGGTGACCAGCGTGAATCGCGATGACGACAACCTGGGCGGGGCACGGATCTTCGCCGAAACCATTCGCCAGATTCGCCGCCGGGCTCCGGGCTGCCGCGTGGAGGTGCTGATCCCGGACTTCCAGGGTGACGAAGAATCGCTGCGGGCGGTCCTCGACGCCCGTCCCGATGTGCTCAACCACAACACCGAGACCGTTCCCCGCCTTTACCGCACGGTGCGCTCGGGAGCACGCTACCAGCGCTCGCTCGACCTGCTGGCGCACGCCAAGCAACTCTCACCCACAATGGTGACCAAGTCCGGGCTGATGGCCGGCCTGGGCGAGAGCATGGACGAACTGCTCGCAGTGTTCCGCGACCTTGCGGAACGCGGAGTCGATATCCTTACCGTCGGCCAGTACCTGCGACCTACGCTCGACCATCTGCCGGTGGCCCGCTACTACACGCCGGATGAGTTCCGGTCCCTGAAGGAAGAAGCGATGGCCATGGGCTTTCGCCACGTGGAGTCCGGCCCGCTGGTCCGCTCCAGCTACCACGCCCACGAACACACCGACGCCGCCCTGAAAGAGTAG
- a CDS encoding DUF4331 family protein: MRNAAILCLALFTVSALGSDHSDSPTGPQGARLDANLSDLHVFTQGQNLVLSMCSNTAIPPSATSYVFPSDVTFKFHLDVTSEVGADDPSGYGGTILDPDHIKDDIVFRIRFRSDGSTELKRMIRGVATKDPQIVNFFAGLRDDAFIRTPRAGRNSACMVLEVPLSSVLRRQSTILVWATSKVDDFDGPFQDLVGEPLRAMFPEQQPLNSMSMSQQMRKMGVMPAPIIFDTSRPAAFPNGRALTDDVVDLMCSLASECRVFNSENPSPTTNDVPFLDTFPYLAPPHPAP; the protein is encoded by the coding sequence ATGCGAAACGCCGCGATTCTTTGCCTGGCACTGTTTACCGTGTCTGCTTTGGGGTCGGATCACTCCGACTCACCCACCGGTCCGCAGGGCGCGCGCCTGGACGCGAACCTGAGCGATCTGCATGTCTTCACCCAGGGCCAGAACCTGGTGTTGAGCATGTGCTCGAACACGGCCATCCCGCCGTCGGCGACCAGTTACGTCTTCCCCAGCGACGTGACCTTCAAGTTTCACCTCGACGTGACGTCCGAGGTCGGTGCGGATGATCCCAGCGGCTACGGCGGTACCATCCTGGACCCGGACCACATCAAGGACGACATCGTATTCCGCATCCGGTTCCGATCCGATGGCTCGACTGAACTCAAGCGGATGATACGAGGCGTTGCCACGAAGGACCCACAGATCGTGAATTTCTTCGCCGGCCTGCGGGACGACGCGTTCATCCGCACGCCGCGTGCCGGACGCAACTCGGCCTGCATGGTGCTCGAAGTGCCGCTTTCCTCCGTGCTGCGGAGGCAAAGCACGATCCTGGTGTGGGCCACCAGCAAGGTCGATGACTTTGACGGTCCTTTCCAGGACCTGGTGGGGGAACCGCTGCGGGCCATGTTCCCGGAGCAGCAGCCGCTCAACAGCATGTCCATGTCGCAGCAGATGCGGAAGATGGGCGTCATGCCGGCGCCTATCATCTTCGACACGTCCAGGCCCGCGGCCTTCCCCAATGGCCGGGCGCTGACCGACGACGTCGTAGACCTGATGTGCTCCCTGGCGAGCGAGTGCCGCGTGTTCAACAGCGAGAACCCCTCACCCACTACGAACGACGTCCCATTCCTCGATACGTTCCCGTATCTTGCGCCGCCGCACCCGGCGCCGTAG